In Elusimicrobiota bacterium, one DNA window encodes the following:
- a CDS encoding PorV/PorQ family protein, with amino-acid sequence MIGLRRFSGKILFGGAIAFLGSTGWASDGSTGAEFLKIGAGARPAALGDTQAALSEGALAALWNPAALGGLSSAEISLTHNRWFEGIQDQRFVAAVPTKSVGTLALAYERLAINDFLSFDAQGTNTGAVNSGDSVISLAWGRNLAQGATGGSGLYAGLAAKSINEKIAGVSASGFALDFGFLFRPWGLTAQRLPWVRRSSLGFYAKNLGQGLKFDEENAPLPTEYDLGAGYSQPLGGDILNLGLDYHLVTGETAAVSAGMEYWMKNLLALRLGYRTSDVNGLGFRAGAGFKVGKIQADYAWAATGEDFGPSHRITLTYRFGPAAVAPGLAADLVDDYIARGKRHMELGLYDRAILEFNEALSIHPGDESVRALLMECGEKMEKAAP; translated from the coding sequence ATGATCGGCCTTCGCCGATTTTCCGGCAAAATTCTTTTTGGAGGCGCGATCGCGTTTCTTGGCTCGACGGGTTGGGCTTCCGATGGAAGCACCGGGGCGGAATTTCTAAAGATCGGCGCCGGAGCGCGGCCCGCGGCCCTGGGCGACACCCAGGCGGCGCTGTCCGAAGGCGCCCTGGCGGCCCTCTGGAACCCCGCGGCCCTGGGCGGCCTTTCCTCGGCCGAAATCAGCCTCACCCACAACCGGTGGTTTGAAGGCATCCAGGACCAGCGCTTTGTGGCCGCCGTCCCGACCAAGTCGGTCGGCACCCTGGCCCTGGCCTACGAACGCCTGGCCATCAACGACTTTCTCTCCTTCGACGCCCAGGGCACCAACACCGGGGCGGTCAACTCCGGCGACAGCGTGATTTCCCTGGCCTGGGGGCGAAACCTCGCCCAGGGCGCCACCGGCGGCAGCGGCCTCTACGCCGGATTGGCCGCCAAAAGCATCAACGAAAAAATCGCGGGCGTCAGCGCCTCGGGCTTCGCCTTGGATTTTGGATTTCTGTTCCGCCCCTGGGGCCTCACCGCCCAACGCCTCCCCTGGGTTCGCCGCTCCAGCCTGGGCTTCTACGCGAAGAACCTGGGCCAGGGCCTCAAATTCGACGAGGAAAACGCCCCCCTTCCGACGGAATACGACCTGGGCGCGGGCTACAGCCAACCCCTGGGCGGCGACATTCTTAACCTCGGCCTCGATTACCACCTGGTGACCGGCGAAACCGCCGCCGTGAGCGCCGGCATGGAATATTGGATGAAAAACCTTCTGGCCCTCCGCCTGGGCTACCGGACTTCCGACGTGAACGGCCTGGGTTTCCGCGCCGGGGCGGGTTTCAAGGTCGGCAAAATCCAGGCCGACTACGCCTGGGCCGCCACCGGCGAAGATTTCGGGCCCTCCCACCGGATCACTCTCACCTACCGTTTTGGTCCCGCCGCCGTGGCCCCCGGCCTGGCCGCCGACCTGGTCGACGACTACATCGCCCGGGGCAAGCGCCACATGGAACTGGGTCTCTACGACCGCGCGATTTTGGAATTCAACGAAGCGCTCTCCATCCACCCCGGCGACGAATCGGTCCGGGCCCTGCTGATGGAATGCGGCGAGAAAATGGAGAAAGCGGCCCCGTGA
- a CDS encoding tetratricopeptide repeat protein, with protein MSRSAVFGAAALFLLPSIAQTAPPVPEAAIAPANDLKQILKTARQLELKGDYRAACRTYLSALPDHAADLRIQTGLKRAAGALARDMDAQRQKATDRYVRDAQMSADRSYAYQKSQRDRVVKAKRLISKGQYLAASDALNTILEESPGMDEARDQLDRATRLMAGRLKRGKFPTVQHQAVWEGLVFYNRADFESAARSLRLALSAGSIPTDLADARVENYAVLAEKKQALALWRQERQILLLKAENAKKDGDLAAAKASYERILNKDPGDADARAGLENLGSVVKAVEKAVVKEVRRKEVPDLLAKGTIDMVHERYTDALESFHAVLQLEPDNAEAKEQINEVQRLMKGRKLYVPPVNVKSAADDKYREGLKLYGNEQYSEAQAAFEEALQIDPKHDDARQALKRLKDQAKQP; from the coding sequence GTGAGCCGTTCCGCCGTTTTCGGCGCGGCGGCCCTCTTCCTTTTACCGTCGATCGCCCAAACCGCTCCCCCCGTTCCCGAGGCGGCCATCGCCCCGGCCAACGATCTCAAACAAATCCTGAAAACGGCCCGGCAATTGGAATTGAAGGGCGATTACCGCGCCGCCTGCCGGACCTACCTCTCCGCCCTCCCCGATCACGCCGCCGACCTTCGAATCCAAACCGGTCTCAAGCGCGCCGCCGGCGCCCTGGCCCGGGACATGGACGCCCAACGGCAAAAAGCCACGGACCGCTACGTGCGCGACGCCCAAATGAGCGCCGACCGGTCCTACGCCTACCAGAAAAGCCAGCGGGACCGGGTCGTCAAAGCGAAACGGTTGATTTCGAAGGGCCAATACCTGGCCGCCTCGGACGCGCTGAACACGATATTGGAGGAATCTCCCGGCATGGACGAAGCCCGGGACCAGTTGGACCGCGCCACGCGGCTCATGGCGGGTCGGCTCAAGCGCGGCAAGTTTCCGACGGTGCAACACCAGGCGGTCTGGGAAGGACTTGTCTTTTACAATCGCGCGGATTTTGAATCCGCCGCCCGCTCCCTGCGCCTGGCCCTCAGCGCCGGTTCGATTCCGACCGATCTCGCGGACGCCCGGGTGGAAAATTACGCCGTGCTGGCCGAGAAGAAACAGGCCCTGGCCCTCTGGCGCCAGGAGCGGCAAATCCTCCTCCTCAAAGCCGAGAACGCCAAGAAAGACGGCGACCTGGCCGCGGCCAAGGCCTCCTACGAACGAATTTTGAATAAAGACCCCGGCGACGCCGACGCCCGAGCCGGCCTGGAAAACCTGGGCTCCGTCGTGAAAGCCGTCGAAAAAGCCGTGGTCAAAGAAGTGCGCCGCAAGGAAGTCCCCGACCTCCTGGCCAAGGGCACCATCGACATGGTCCACGAACGTTACACCGACGCCCTGGAATCTTTTCACGCCGTTTTGCAGTTGGAACCCGACAACGCCGAAGCCAAGGAACAGATCAACGAAGTGCAGCGGCTCATGAAAGGGCGCAAGCTCTACGTCCCCCCCGTGAACGTCAAGAGCGCCGCCGACGATAAATACCGGGAAGGCCTCAAACTCTACGGCAACGAACAATATTCCGAAGCCCAGGCCGCCTTTGAAGAAGCCCTCCAAATCGACCCCAAGCACGACGACGCCCGCCAAGCTCTCAAACGCTTAAAAGACCAAGCCAAGCAACCGTAA